The genomic region TGCGCTCGCCGCGGGCGTGCTGCGCGTCGAACACGCGCAGCGCGTGGTCGAAGAGGTCCTCGTCGGACACGCCCCAGATGTTGCTGAACCTGGGCGGCGGCATGTCGGAGCGGTCGATCACCCGGTAGCCGTTGTTGCCGAAGAAGTAATTCATGTTGTCGAACGCGCCGTAGCCGCCGTAGATGAACGTCGGCGTATAGCCCGCGTCGCGCATCACGGTCGACCAGTTGAACATGCGCTCGTTGTCGGGCCGCTTCACGATCGATTCGGCGGGCACCGGCGGAAACGAAGCGGTCACCGCTTCCATGCCCCGCACGGTGCGCGTCCCGGTCGCGTAAGTGCGGGTGAAGAGGACGCTGTCGCGCGCGATGCGGTCGACGTTCGGCGTGAGCCCTCGCTTGTCGCCGTAGGCGCCGACGAACTCGGCGCCCAGCGATTCCTGGAGGAGCACGATCACGTTGAGCGGCTTGGCGGCGCCGGGGTAGACGACGCGGCGCGCGAGCGGGTTCTGCGCGCCCGCGATGAAGGTCGCGTTGTCCTGGGCGACGAAGCGTCGCGCGCGCGCCGCGGCTTCCGCCGGCGGCAGCGTCACGTAGAACTCGTCGTAATCCAGGCGGCTGTTGAGCGCCGCGTCGAAGAACGCGTAGATGCCGTTGGCGGCGACCTCGTCGGCCACCCGGTTCTCGTGGGTGCGGCCGGTGTCGAGGTCCACGGCCTGGTGCGCGGCGACCAGCACGATCGCGATGAAGACCGCGTGCACGCGCATGCGGCGCCGGCGGTCTTCGGACGAGCCGAGCGCCGCCGTCAAGGGCCCGAGCGCGCGCCACGCGATCGCCGCCGGGAGCAGGCAGGCGGCGAGCGCGCGCGCCACCGGGTACGACTGCCAGATGTTCACGAACACTTCGTGCGGGTAGATGAGATATTCGACCGCGACGAAGTTGAAGCGCGAGTCGAACTCGTCGAAGAAGAAGTATTCGACGACGCCCAGGTACGCGAGCCCGAACGCGCTGAGCGTCAGCACCATCCTGAAGAGCGCGCGGTGCACCGGCTTCGCGATCACTCTCGAAGGCACCAGCGCGAGATACGCGGCGAGCGGCGCGACGAGATAGAGGCTGGTGAGCGCGTCGTAGGCGATGCCGGTGAGCACGACGCGCGGCAGCTCCGAGAGCGCGAGTTGGCTGCCGGCAAAGGCCTTGAGGATCAGCGCGACGCGCGTGAGGAAAGCGATGGCGGCGCAGTAGGCGGCGACGGACCAGACGAGGCGTACGCGCGGCGCTTCGGAGACGACAGCGGATGCCGCGTCGCGATGGAGGATTGCTTCGGGCACGGTGCACGGTTCGATATTGAGACCGTGGCGACCATAGCAATCGCCGGATCGAGCTTTGCTGAAGAGGCCGTGAAGGCCGCGTCAACGTTCGTGAACGCCGTGTGAAGCGGCCGGGGTCCGCCCGCGGTGTGCTGTCAGGTGAGTACGACGGAGAACTGCGAGCCGACTCCCGGCTTGCTCTCGACTTCGATCTTCCACCCGAGGTCGTCGCAGATGCGGCGGACGATCGCGAGGCCGAGGCCGAGGCCGTCGACGTCGGAGGCGCCGCGATAGAAGCGCTCGAACACCTGCGGCAGGTGCTGCGGCGCTATGCCTTTTCCCGAGTCCTCGACGGTGAGACGCCGGGCGTCGTAGCTCACGCGCACGAAGCCGCGCTCGGTGTAGCGCACCGCGTTCTTGATGAGGTTGGCGAGCACGAGCTGCAGCGCCTTGCGGTCGAGCGTGACGACGGCGTCGGGCTCGATCGGCACTTCGAACGCGAGGCCCTTGCGCGCGATCTCGTCGCGGCACGGCGCCGCCGCTTCGGTCACGCACTCGCGCAGCTCGACCGTCTCGACGACGGTCGCTGGACGCTGGCGCGCCAGATACAGCAGGGCTTCGATGCGGTCGGTCATCTGCTCGGCCGCGGTCGTGATCATGCCGAGGCGTGCGAGCCCCTTGTCGGAGAGACCGGGCTCTGCCGCGAGCAGCTCGGAGCTCGTGCGGATCGCCGTGAGCGGCGTCCTGAGCTCGTGGCTCGCGTTGGCGGTGAACTCCTGCTCCCGCTGGATCATGTCCATGATGCGCAGGTGATACTCGTCGAGCGCGTGCGCGAGCGCGGCGACCTCCCGGTCGTGGTCGGGGCGCTCGAGCGGCGGATGGCGCTCGTCGGGCGCGAGCTGCTTCACGGCGGCGGCGAGATCGGTGAGCTGCTGCGTCAGCACGCCGGCGAGCCAGTAGCCGAGCACGACCGCGACGAGGGCCGCGCTGGCCAGCGCGAGCGCGGTCAGGCGCTTGTAGCTCTGCTCGCGCAGCTCGTGGGGCGCGGCGTCGTACGACACGATGTAGCGCACGCCGTCGAGCTCGCGCACCGCCACGAACCGCTCGTTCGAGTTCTCGCCGATGATGTGCTGACCCGGCGGCAGCGACCGCAGCGCAGGCGCGATGTGCTCGTAATCCGCGGGCCTGCGCAGCACGTAGTACTGGAGGTTCGGCCCGTGCGGAGGCGGCGGCGCGTGCAGCGTCGTGGTGCGCTCGATCAGCGAGTCGATCTCTTCCCCGACGATCTGCGCGACGAGGCCTTCCTCCATGTCTTCCGAGGCCATGTAGAGCGTGACGCCGAGCGCGCCGACGACCGCGATGCACACCGTGGCGAGCACCGCCGCGATACGCAGCCTGAGATCAAGCCGGCGCATCTTCCAGAAGGCGGTAGCCGAGCCCGTGCACGGTCTCGACCGGGTCGTAGCCGCCGGCCTCGACGAGCGCGCGCCGCAGGATGTGCATGTGGCTGCGCAGCGTGTCGCTCGTCTCCTGTACGTCGCCCCACACCGAGCGCTCGAGCTCGGCGCGGCTGAAGACGCGGCCGGGCTGGGAGATCATGAGCTCGAGCAGGCGGATGCACTTGGGCGGCAGCTTCACGTCCGCGCCTTTGATGCGCACGACGAGCGAGCGCGTATCGAGCGTGAGGTCGCCGGCCGCGAGCACCTTGTCGGTGACGCGGCCGCTGCTGCGCTTGTGCAGCGCGGTGAGGCGAGCTTCGAGCTCTTTCAGCGCGAACGGCTTGACCAGGTAATCGTCGGCGCCGTGCTCGAAACCCTTGAGCTTGTCCTGCAAGGTGTCGCGCGCGGTGAGCATGAGCACCGGCGTGTCGACGTGCGCTTCGGCGCGCAGCTTCTGGCACAGGCGCATGCCGTCCATGCCGGGCAGGCCGACGTCGAGCACGATGGCGTCGAACGGCTCGGTCACCGCGAGATGGAGCCCGGTCACGCCGTCGGCCGCGGCGTCGACCACGTGGCCGCGCGCCGAGAGGAAGTCGTAGACGTTGGTCGCGATCGAGCGGTCGTCTTCTATGATGAGAATACGCATATCCCCGGATTCTACGCGCCGCGCCGGCGGATAACATGTAGCGCCGCCAGGCGCTGAAGCACGCTTTTCGCGCGCCGAGCCGCAGCGCAAGCTGCGGCGAAGCAACGGCGTGGATCTTTATGTTAGCTTCGCGCCATGCCTGTATACGACACACTGACCCCCGCGCTCATCCTCGACGCGATCGAATCGGCGGGTCATCGCTGCGACGGCCGCCTCATCGCCCTCAACAGTTACGAGAACCGCGTCTACCAGGTCTGGCTCGACGACGGCTCGATGCTCGTCGCGAAGTTCTACCGTCCCCAGCGCTGGTCCGACGCCGCGATCCGCGAGGAGCACGCCTATGCGCTCGAGCTCGCCGCGGCCGAGCTGCCGGTCGTCGCACCCCTGATCCGGGGCTCGACGCTCTTCGAGCACGCGGGTTTCCGCTTCGCGCTGTATCCGCGCCGCGGGGGACGCACGCCGGAGCTCGACGACGACGAGACGCTGCGCTGGCTCGGCCGCTTCATCGCGCGCATCCACGCGGTCGGCGGCACGCGTGCCTTCGCCCATCGGCCGCGGCTCGACATCGCGACGTTCGGCCGGGCGCCGTCGCGTTACGTGCTCGACAACGGCTTCGTTCCCGACGACCTGAAGGTCACCTACGCGAGCGTTGTCGAGGACGTGCTCGAGCGGGTCGAGCGTGCGTACGAGCGCGCCGGTCCGACGCGTGCGATCAGGCTGCACGGAGACTGCCACGCCGGCAACATCCTGTGGACCGACGACGGACCGCACTTCGTCGACCTCGACGACGCGCGCATGGGGCCGGCGGTGCAGGACCTTTGGATGTGGCTGTCGGGAAGCCGCGACGAGATGCAGCGCCAGCTCAACGCGGTGATGGAAGGGTACCGGCAGTTCCGCGACTTCGATCCGGCGGAGCTGTGGCTGATCGAGGCGCTGCGCACGCTGCGCCTCATCCACTACTCGGGCTGGCTCGCGCAGCGCTGGGACGATCCGGCGTTTCCGCGCAGCTTCCCGTTCTTCAACACCCAGCGCTACTGGCAGGACCAGGTGCTCGCGCTGCGCGAGCAGGCCGCGGCGCTGGACGAGCCGCCGCTGGAGGTTTATTGAAAAGCGAATCGACCGCAAAGGACGCAAAGGACGCAAAGGAAAAGCGAATTGAAATAAATCGTCATTCCCGCGCATGCGGGAATCCATTTTCAGCCGCCCACGGAAAAATGGATTCCCGATGCCTTCCGCTGCCGCGGGTCGCGAATGACGGATTCGTCTTTCCTCTGCGCGCCTCTGCGTCCTCCGCGGTTAATAAAAAAAGCCGTTGATCTTCCTTTGCGTCCTTTGCGTCCTTGGCGGTTAATACGCTTTTGAGCTCCCTATTCAAAATGGCCATCGGCATCGCCGCCGCCTACCTGCTGATCGTCGGCTTCGTCTGGCTGGTGCAGGACCGGCTCATCTACTATCCGGAGATGGGCCGCGAGATCGCGACCACGCCGGCAGCGCGCGGAGTCGCGTATGACGACTTCACGATCACCACCGAAGACGGCGAGCGGCTCAGCGTGTGGTGGGTGCCGGCGACGAGCCCGCGCGGCGCGGTGCTGCTGCTCCACGGCAACGCGGGCAACATCTCGCAGCGCACCGACTACGCGCTGATGTTCCGTGAGCTCGGGTATTCGACATTGCTCGTCGACTATCGCGGCTACGGCAGGAGCACGGGCAAGCCGAGCGAGGAGGGGACGTATCGCGACGCCGACGCGGCGTGGCGATGGCTCACCCGGACGCGCCACATACCGGAAAACCAAATCGTCGTCTTCGGCGAATCGCTCGGCGGCGGTGTGGCATCGTGGATCGCGGCGCGCCATCGCCCGCGCGCGCTCGTGCTCGCCTCGACGTTCACGTCCGCGACAGACCTCGGCGCCGAGGTCTACGGTTTCCTGCCGGTGCGCCTCATCAGCAGGTTCAGGTACGCGACACTCGAGCGCCTGCGCGACGTCACGTCTCCAATACTCATCATGCACAGCCCCGACGACGACATCATTCCGTACGCGCACGGGCGCAAGCTCTTCGAGGCGGCGAACGAGCCGAAGGCTTTCGTCGATCTCGCCGGCGGCCACAACTCGGGCTTCGTCTTCACGCGACCGGAGTGGGTGAAGGCGCTGGGCGATTTCCTGCGGAAGTTCGAGGGTCAGTCGTAGACGGTCTGCGAGTAGTGCGCGGCATCGACGCGCGCTTCGATCACGCGGG from Burkholderiales bacterium harbors:
- a CDS encoding LTA synthase family protein; the encoded protein is MPEAILHRDAASAVVSEAPRVRLVWSVAAYCAAIAFLTRVALILKAFAGSQLALSELPRVVLTGIAYDALTSLYLVAPLAAYLALVPSRVIAKPVHRALFRMVLTLSAFGLAYLGVVEYFFFDEFDSRFNFVAVEYLIYPHEVFVNIWQSYPVARALAACLLPAAIAWRALGPLTAALGSSEDRRRRMRVHAVFIAIVLVAAHQAVDLDTGRTHENRVADEVAANGIYAFFDAALNSRLDYDEFYVTLPPAEAAARARRFVAQDNATFIAGAQNPLARRVVYPGAAKPLNVIVLLQESLGAEFVGAYGDKRGLTPNVDRIARDSVLFTRTYATGTRTVRGMEAVTASFPPVPAESIVKRPDNERMFNWSTVMRDAGYTPTFIYGGYGAFDNMNYFFGNNGYRVIDRSDMPPPRFSNIWGVSDEDLFDHALRVFDAQHARGERIFSVVMSTSNHKPFTFPEGVDGVKAKGGGREAGVRYADYAIGRFIEALRAKPYFDDTAVVIVADHGARVYGKEDFPLRSYEIPFMVYSPAHFRPRRVNTVTSQLDVAPTVLGLLKLSYDSAFFGRDVLAGPAQDRAVPLNHNRDVALLTAGRLNELGFRKTSATIDRDTHGSHGRDDEGLKDAASVFQLAYRLYTRRQYGAR
- a CDS encoding HAMP domain-containing sensor histidine kinase: MRRLDLRLRIAAVLATVCIAVVGALGVTLYMASEDMEEGLVAQIVGEEIDSLIERTTTLHAPPPPHGPNLQYYVLRRPADYEHIAPALRSLPPGQHIIGENSNERFVAVRELDGVRYIVSYDAAPHELREQSYKRLTALALASAALVAVVLGYWLAGVLTQQLTDLAAAVKQLAPDERHPPLERPDHDREVAALAHALDEYHLRIMDMIQREQEFTANASHELRTPLTAIRTSSELLAAEPGLSDKGLARLGMITTAAEQMTDRIEALLYLARQRPATVVETVELRECVTEAAAPCRDEIARKGLAFEVPIEPDAVVTLDRKALQLVLANLIKNAVRYTERGFVRVSYDARRLTVEDSGKGIAPQHLPQVFERFYRGASDVDGLGLGLAIVRRICDDLGWKIEVESKPGVGSQFSVVLT
- a CDS encoding response regulator transcription factor, producing the protein MRILIIEDDRSIATNVYDFLSARGHVVDAAADGVTGLHLAVTEPFDAIVLDVGLPGMDGMRLCQKLRAEAHVDTPVLMLTARDTLQDKLKGFEHGADDYLVKPFALKELEARLTALHKRSSGRVTDKVLAAGDLTLDTRSLVVRIKGADVKLPPKCIRLLELMISQPGRVFSRAELERSVWGDVQETSDTLRSHMHILRRALVEAGGYDPVETVHGLGYRLLEDAPA
- a CDS encoding serine/threonine protein kinase, which codes for MPVYDTLTPALILDAIESAGHRCDGRLIALNSYENRVYQVWLDDGSMLVAKFYRPQRWSDAAIREEHAYALELAAAELPVVAPLIRGSTLFEHAGFRFALYPRRGGRTPELDDDETLRWLGRFIARIHAVGGTRAFAHRPRLDIATFGRAPSRYVLDNGFVPDDLKVTYASVVEDVLERVERAYERAGPTRAIRLHGDCHAGNILWTDDGPHFVDLDDARMGPAVQDLWMWLSGSRDEMQRQLNAVMEGYRQFRDFDPAELWLIEALRTLRLIHYSGWLAQRWDDPAFPRSFPFFNTQRYWQDQVLALREQAAALDEPPLEVY
- a CDS encoding alpha/beta hydrolase; this encodes MAIGIAAAYLLIVGFVWLVQDRLIYYPEMGREIATTPAARGVAYDDFTITTEDGERLSVWWVPATSPRGAVLLLHGNAGNISQRTDYALMFRELGYSTLLVDYRGYGRSTGKPSEEGTYRDADAAWRWLTRTRHIPENQIVVFGESLGGGVASWIAARHRPRALVLASTFTSATDLGAEVYGFLPVRLISRFRYATLERLRDVTSPILIMHSPDDDIIPYAHGRKLFEAANEPKAFVDLAGGHNSGFVFTRPEWVKALGDFLRKFEGQS